The proteins below come from a single Chelmon rostratus isolate fCheRos1 chromosome 12, fCheRos1.pri, whole genome shotgun sequence genomic window:
- the gpr35b gene encoding G-protein coupled receptor 35 encodes MCGNTTNITNITTAGCRVHTLEGLAYSPVFLLGLLINAAALRAFIAKRDSWTDTHVYMLNLAIADCTLVLFLPFRIYDAFFCMPKTHLCTFLMFIHFVNMYASILTTAAISVHRYLVIRFPLQARSWRKKKEIACATCLVIWGLLVTTSVIYRDENHPNKLWTCYERCKDLPLKLQFILLLVFLGFLTPLLTVVFCSSQIIWILLKEDNKPEEKKSTVGIVTANMIVFIVCYTPIHVGFLVNFFYIVPEDWQSLYLPAHAYLLTAEWIASTNCCFDVISYYFLLRRFYS; translated from the coding sequence ATGTGCGGCAACACCACCAACATCACCAACATCACCACTGCTGGTTGCAGAGTGCACACCCTCGAGGGTTTGGCTTACAGTCCTGTGTTTCTTCTGGGCCTCCTCATCAACGCTGCTGCTCTTCGCGCCTTCATTGCCAAACGAGACTCCTGGACAGACACCCACGTCTACATGCTCAACCTGGCTATAGCTGACTGTAccctcgtcctcttcctcccctttaGGATCTACGACGCCTTCTTCTGCATGCCCAAGACTCACCTGTGCACTTTCCTCATGTTCATACATTTCGTCAACATGTACGCCAGCATCCTGACCACAGCGGCCATCAGTGTCCATCGCTACTTGGTGATAAGGTTCCCACTGCAGGCCAGAtcatggaggaagaagaaagagataGCTTGTGCTACATGTTTGGTCATTTGGGGACTTCTGGTGACAACGAGTGTAATATACCGAGACGAGAACCACCCGAACAAACTCTGGACCTGCTATGAACGATGCAAAGATCTCCCACTGAAACTACAGTTTATTCTCCTCCTGGTATTTCTGGGCTTCCTCACTCCGCTGCTGACCGTTGTGTTCTGTTCCAGTCAGATCATCTGGATTCTGTTAAAGGAGGATAACAAgccagaggaaaagaaaagcaccGTCGGCATAGTAACAGCAAACATGATTGTGTTCATCGTCTGCTACACGCCAATCCATGTTGGCTTTCTCGTCAACTTCTTCTACATTGTGCCTGAAGACTGGCAGTCTTTATACTTACCTGCACATGCTTATTTACTTACTGCCGAATGGATCGCttccacaaactgctgttttgatgtcatcagctattattttttattgagaCGGTTTTATTCATAA